In a single window of the Massilia oculi genome:
- a CDS encoding ATP-binding protein, with protein sequence MNTPSDLSSSNPCHVSEQDLAATRQELQRANERMENMLESLTDGFCAVDRDWNITYINGRALQMVAPLNKSRDSLVGRRLWDEFEDLHGTSVAADCRRAMEQRITVNKEFFYRRLQCWLDMRVYPSPDGLTLYFQDISARKLDQQALIANNNRLQLAIAAGRLGDWRWDAASDRVTFGARAAEILGLPEGVALEWPLLRARLAQDDRPRVRRAVLEAFSQGKDLDLECRLLPRDGHAGGAPSGQAAARCVALVGRPDYASPAEGGGVLGMTGMAQDISARREADDHLRQSEEELRALANTIPQLAWMADPSGAIVWFNQRWYEYTGITPSESTGWGWKAVYDPAVLPAVLEHWDESVRTGAPFEMEFPIRGADGNFRWFLTRVEAVHDRDGRVVRWFGTNTDVDQVKRAEQALREESHVLELLNSTGTILASTRDLRSLMQAATDAAAGVCGARFGAFFHHGERGAGTLFSLYTLSGATSAEFQDFAEPGASALFGPGLRADGLVRIGDLRHDPLLADKASRFGLPAGHPPVRSYLSVPVTARSGELLGTMFFGHPEPGVFTERSERIVSGIAAQAAIAIDNIHLVEAASRAAEERKVLLENEREARAEAERTSQMKDEFLATLSHELRTPLSAILGWSQVLRRGSRDGADLQRGLSTIERNARAQAQLIEDLLDMSRITSGKVLLDMQTVAPAGFIDAAIETVRPAADAKGIRIERHYGADVPAVAGDPGRLQQVIWNLLSNAIKFTPRDGLVTIEVGRHEEQVAITIRDNGAGIGPEFITHVFERFRQADASMTRTHGGLGLGLSIVKHLVEQHGGTVSAESAGVGQGASFTIELPVAKTPPRSLDAARARMIRESPAQPADADLAAQAADGAIRDLRGTSVLVVDDDRDARELIARILADCQASVRLAASAREAFEMLRTAPPDLLISDLGMPEVDGLELLSWVRALPREAGGQVAAIALTAFARSEDRLKALEAGFSAHVSKPVEQTELMAAIGMVTAPPVAPLLSGGTRTGDR encoded by the coding sequence ATGAACACTCCCTCCGACCTTTCCAGCAGCAACCCCTGCCACGTGTCCGAACAAGACCTGGCGGCCACCCGGCAAGAGCTGCAGCGCGCCAACGAGCGCATGGAAAACATGCTCGAAAGCCTCACCGACGGCTTTTGCGCGGTCGATCGCGACTGGAACATCACCTATATCAATGGCCGCGCGCTGCAGATGGTGGCGCCGCTCAACAAGAGCCGCGACAGCCTGGTCGGGCGCCGGCTGTGGGATGAATTCGAAGACCTGCACGGCACCTCGGTCGCCGCCGACTGCCGGCGCGCCATGGAGCAGCGGATCACCGTCAACAAGGAGTTCTTCTACCGCCGCCTGCAATGCTGGCTCGACATGCGGGTCTACCCCTCACCCGACGGCCTGACCCTGTACTTCCAGGACATCTCGGCGCGCAAGCTCGACCAGCAAGCCCTGATCGCCAACAACAACCGGCTGCAGCTCGCCATCGCGGCCGGCCGCCTGGGCGACTGGCGCTGGGACGCTGCCAGCGACCGCGTCACCTTCGGCGCGCGCGCGGCCGAGATTCTCGGCCTGCCCGAAGGCGTGGCGCTCGAGTGGCCGCTGCTGCGTGCCCGCCTGGCCCAGGACGACCGGCCGCGGGTGCGGCGCGCCGTGCTCGAAGCTTTCTCGCAAGGCAAGGACCTCGACCTCGAATGCCGCCTGCTGCCGCGCGACGGCCACGCCGGCGGCGCGCCAAGCGGCCAGGCCGCCGCACGCTGCGTGGCCCTGGTCGGCCGCCCCGACTATGCCAGCCCGGCCGAGGGCGGCGGCGTGCTGGGCATGACCGGCATGGCCCAGGACATCAGCGCCCGGCGCGAGGCCGACGACCACCTGCGCCAGAGCGAGGAAGAACTGCGCGCGCTGGCCAACACCATCCCGCAGCTGGCCTGGATGGCCGACCCCAGCGGCGCCATCGTCTGGTTCAACCAGCGCTGGTACGAATACACCGGCATCACCCCGAGCGAATCCACCGGCTGGGGCTGGAAAGCGGTGTACGACCCGGCGGTGCTGCCGGCCGTGCTCGAGCACTGGGACGAATCGGTGCGCACCGGCGCGCCGTTCGAGATGGAGTTCCCGATCCGCGGCGCCGACGGCAACTTCCGCTGGTTCCTGACCCGGGTCGAGGCCGTGCACGACCGCGACGGCCGCGTGGTGCGCTGGTTCGGCACCAATACCGACGTCGACCAGGTCAAACGCGCCGAGCAGGCGCTGCGCGAAGAATCGCACGTGCTCGAGCTGCTCAACAGCACCGGCACGATCCTGGCCTCGACCCGCGACCTGCGCTCGCTGATGCAGGCCGCCACCGACGCCGCCGCCGGCGTCTGCGGGGCCCGTTTCGGCGCCTTCTTCCACCATGGAGAGCGCGGCGCGGGCACCCTGTTCTCGCTGTACACGCTGTCGGGCGCCACTTCGGCCGAATTCCAGGATTTCGCGGAGCCGGGCGCCAGCGCCCTGTTCGGTCCGGGGCTGCGCGCCGACGGCCTGGTACGGATAGGCGACCTCCGCCATGACCCGCTGCTTGCGGACAAGGCGTCCCGGTTCGGCCTCCCGGCCGGCCATCCACCGGTGCGCAGCTACCTGTCGGTGCCGGTCACGGCGCGCTCGGGCGAGCTGCTCGGCACGATGTTCTTCGGCCACCCCGAACCCGGCGTGTTCACCGAACGCAGCGAGCGCATCGTCAGCGGCATCGCGGCCCAGGCCGCGATTGCGATCGACAATATCCACCTGGTGGAAGCCGCCAGCCGCGCGGCCGAGGAGCGCAAGGTGCTGCTCGAGAACGAGCGCGAGGCGCGCGCCGAGGCCGAGCGCACCAGCCAGATGAAGGACGAATTCCTGGCCACCCTGTCGCACGAGCTGAGGACGCCCTTGTCGGCCATCCTCGGCTGGTCGCAGGTGCTGCGCCGCGGCAGCCGCGACGGCGCCGACCTGCAGCGCGGCCTGTCGACCATCGAGCGCAATGCGCGCGCCCAGGCCCAGCTGATCGAAGACCTGCTCGACATGAGCCGCATCACCTCGGGCAAGGTGCTGCTCGACATGCAGACCGTCGCGCCGGCCGGCTTCATCGACGCCGCCATCGAGACCGTGCGCCCGGCGGCCGACGCCAAGGGCATCCGCATCGAGCGCCACTACGGCGCGGACGTGCCGGCGGTGGCGGGCGACCCGGGCCGGCTGCAGCAGGTGATCTGGAACCTGCTGTCGAACGCGATCAAGTTCACGCCGCGCGACGGCCTGGTCACGATCGAGGTCGGCCGGCACGAGGAGCAGGTCGCAATCACGATCCGCGACAACGGCGCCGGCATCGGTCCCGAATTCATCACCCACGTGTTCGAACGTTTCCGCCAGGCCGACGCCTCGATGACGCGCACCCACGGCGGCCTGGGACTGGGCCTGTCGATCGTCAAGCACCTGGTCGAGCAGCACGGCGGCACGGTGAGCGCCGAAAGCGCCGGGGTCGGCCAGGGCGCCAGCTTCACCATCGAGCTGCCGGTGGCCAAGACCCCGCCGCGCTCCCTCGACGCGGCCCGTGCCCGGATGATCCGCGAATCGCCGGCCCAGCCCGCCGATGCCGACCTCGCCGCCCAGGCGGCCGACGGCGCGATCCGCGATCTGCGCGGCACCTCGGTGCTGGTGGTCGACGACGACCGCGATGCGCGCGAGCTGATCGCCCGCATCCTGGCCGATTGCCAGGCCAGCGTGCGCCTGGCCGCCAGCGCGCGCGAGGCCTTCGAGATGCTGCGGACCGCGCCGCCCGACCTCCTGATCAGCGACCTAGGAATGCCCGAGGTCGACGGCCTGGAACTGCTGTCCTGGGTGCGGGCGCTGCCGCGCGAGGCGGGTGGGCAGGTCGCCGCCATCGCCCTGACCGCCTTCGCCCGCTCCGAAGACCGGCTCAAGGCGCTGGAAGCGGGCTTTTCGGCCCATGTCTCGAAACCGGTCGAGCAGACCGAGCTGATGGCCGCGATCGGTATGGTGACCGCGCCGCCGGTGGCGCCACTGCTCAGTGGAGGAACGCGCACCGGCGACCGTTGA
- a CDS encoding hemerythrin domain-containing protein → MLETWPASHPYHTEYGGTTMSKNEKPQDAIELLTSQHDEVKALFKQFDELGERATTSKKKLANEICQQLIMHTQIEEEIFYPALRSVSKEMEDMLDEALVEHASAKDLISQVQEMEPGDDLYDAKVTVLGEYIEHHVEEEEEEMFPKVRKLKLDLDALGAEMAARRDELLATA, encoded by the coding sequence ATGCTGGAAACGTGGCCAGCGAGCCATCCATACCATACAGAATACGGGGGTACTACCATGAGCAAGAATGAGAAACCGCAGGATGCGATCGAACTCCTGACCAGCCAGCACGACGAGGTCAAGGCGCTGTTCAAGCAATTCGACGAACTAGGCGAGCGCGCCACCACCAGCAAGAAGAAACTGGCGAACGAGATCTGCCAGCAGCTGATCATGCACACGCAGATCGAGGAAGAGATCTTCTATCCGGCGCTGCGCTCGGTGTCGAAGGAAATGGAGGACATGCTCGACGAGGCCCTGGTCGAACACGCCTCGGCCAAGGACCTGATCTCGCAGGTCCAGGAAATGGAGCCGGGCGACGACCTGTACGACGCCAAGGTCACGGTGTTGGGCGAGTACATCGAGCACCACGTCGAAGAGGAAGAAGAGGAGATGTTCCCGAAAGTGCGCAAGCTCAAGCTCGACCTGGACGCGCTGGGCGCCGAGATGGCGGCGCGCCGCGACGAGCTGCTCGCCACGGCGTGA
- a CDS encoding GGDEF domain-containing response regulator: protein MPSRQDILNAKILVVDDSPDNIELMEEILREEGYTCVSSTMLPEQVCPLHREHNYDLILLDLQMPGLNGFQVMKGLKEIEQGGYLPVLALTAQPSFKIAALEAGARDFISKPFDLLEVHKRIHNMLEVRLLYRELAQYSKAQQELALHDALTGLPNRRLLEDRIETALQHANRSHAKAAVMYLDLDGFKAINDTYGHAYGDDIFKMVSQRLLSSSRKEDTVARLGGDEFMVVLGDIHSLADAQGPASKLVEALSEPFFINDLTLRLSTSIGISIYPDDAESVDALINIADYALYEAKRAGKNRFCSPAANRQAAAKTSAAPSQAAGPNTSVELAAQHR from the coding sequence ATGCCGAGCAGACAAGACATTTTGAACGCGAAGATCCTGGTAGTGGACGATTCGCCCGACAATATCGAACTGATGGAAGAGATATTGCGCGAAGAAGGCTACACCTGCGTCAGCTCGACTATGCTGCCGGAACAGGTCTGCCCGCTCCACCGCGAGCATAACTATGACCTGATCCTGCTCGACCTGCAGATGCCGGGCCTGAATGGTTTCCAGGTGATGAAGGGCCTCAAGGAGATCGAGCAAGGCGGCTACCTGCCGGTGCTGGCCCTGACCGCCCAGCCGAGTTTCAAGATCGCCGCGCTCGAAGCCGGCGCCCGCGACTTCATCAGCAAGCCCTTCGACCTTCTCGAAGTGCACAAGCGCATCCACAATATGCTGGAGGTGCGGCTGCTATACAGGGAGCTGGCCCAATATTCGAAAGCCCAGCAGGAACTGGCCCTGCACGACGCCCTCACCGGCCTGCCCAACCGGCGCCTGCTCGAAGACCGCATCGAAACGGCCCTGCAGCACGCCAACCGCAGCCACGCCAAGGCCGCCGTCATGTACCTCGACCTGGATGGCTTCAAGGCGATCAACGACACCTACGGCCATGCCTATGGCGACGACATCTTCAAGATGGTGTCCCAGCGCCTGCTGTCGAGCTCGCGCAAGGAAGACACCGTGGCGCGCCTCGGCGGCGACGAATTCATGGTGGTGCTGGGCGACATCCACAGCCTGGCCGACGCCCAGGGCCCGGCCTCGAAACTGGTCGAGGCGCTGTCCGAGCCCTTCTTCATCAACGACCTCACCCTGCGGCTGTCGACCTCGATCGGCATCAGCATCTATCCGGACGATGCCGAATCGGTCGATGCGCTGATCAATATTGCCGACTACGCGCTGTACGAGGCCAAGCGCGCCGGCAAGAACCGCTTCTGCTCGCCGGCGGCGAACCGCCAGGCGGCCGCCAAGACCTCGGCGGCGCCGAGCCAGGCCGCAGGACCGAATACGTCGGTGGAGCTGGCAGCGCAGCATCGCTGA
- a CDS encoding NAD(P)/FAD-dependent oxidoreductase, translating into MRSDIVIVGGGAGGLELACKLGRKLGPSKVTLVDSRLYHIWKPSLHEVAAGTLDIHQEGLSYAMLAHDNGFNFVLGPMTGLDAAGQAIEIGAVHAATDDEEVLPVRRLGYGSLVMAIGSTSNYFGVPGAEEHSISLNATEDAERFRLRMLRLMLAVEQQREEGKETGLDVVIIGGGATGVELAAELREASGAYARYGFARMDVKRDVRITILEGAPRILAPLPERVSKAAHDLLGKRGIDVVADCRVTAIEADKVVDGKGNVYPADLCVWAAGIRAPELLASLGLPTARGGGLDVDAHLRVKGVPNIWALGDCAVCIDGNGAPVPPRAQAAHQQADYLVAAFLRMDKGQAPSASPYAYRDYGSLVSVGQSTSVGSLMGSLRGASWFVQGAVARSMYASLHLMHHRAVMGITRTALLAVARFLIRRSTPLVKLH; encoded by the coding sequence TTGCGTAGCGATATCGTGATCGTGGGTGGCGGCGCCGGCGGACTCGAGCTGGCCTGCAAACTGGGCCGCAAACTGGGTCCATCCAAGGTGACGCTGGTCGACAGCCGCCTTTATCATATCTGGAAGCCGTCGCTGCATGAAGTCGCCGCCGGCACCCTGGACATCCACCAGGAAGGACTGTCGTACGCCATGCTGGCCCACGACAATGGATTCAATTTCGTGCTTGGCCCGATGACGGGACTCGACGCCGCCGGCCAGGCGATCGAGATCGGTGCGGTGCACGCCGCCACCGACGACGAAGAAGTGCTCCCCGTGCGGCGCCTGGGCTATGGCTCGCTGGTGATGGCGATCGGCAGCACCTCGAATTACTTCGGCGTCCCGGGCGCTGAAGAGCACTCGATCTCGCTGAACGCGACCGAGGACGCCGAGCGCTTCCGCCTGCGCATGCTGCGCCTGATGCTGGCGGTCGAGCAGCAGCGCGAGGAGGGCAAGGAAACTGGCCTGGACGTGGTCATCATCGGCGGCGGCGCCACCGGCGTCGAGCTGGCCGCCGAGCTGCGCGAAGCGTCTGGCGCTTATGCGCGCTATGGCTTCGCGCGCATGGACGTCAAGCGCGACGTGCGCATCACCATCCTCGAGGGCGCGCCGCGCATCCTGGCGCCGCTGCCCGAACGGGTGTCGAAAGCGGCCCACGACCTGCTCGGCAAGCGCGGCATCGATGTGGTGGCCGACTGCCGCGTCACCGCGATCGAGGCCGACAAGGTCGTCGACGGCAAGGGCAATGTCTACCCCGCCGACCTGTGCGTGTGGGCCGCCGGCATCCGCGCCCCCGAACTGCTGGCCAGCCTGGGCCTGCCGACCGCGCGCGGCGGCGGCCTTGACGTCGACGCCCACCTGCGTGTGAAAGGCGTGCCGAATATCTGGGCGCTGGGCGACTGCGCCGTCTGCATCGACGGCAATGGCGCGCCGGTGCCGCCGCGCGCCCAGGCCGCGCACCAGCAGGCGGATTACCTGGTGGCCGCCTTCCTGCGCATGGACAAGGGCCAGGCGCCCTCGGCTTCGCCGTATGCGTACCGCGACTACGGTTCGCTGGTCTCGGTCGGGCAGAGCACCAGCGTCGGCAGCCTGATGGGTTCGCTGCGCGGGGCCAGCTGGTTCGTGCAGGGCGCGGTAGCGCGCTCGATGTACGCTAGCCTGCACCTGATGCACCACCGCGCGGTGATGGGCATTACCCGCACCGCGCTGCTGGCGGTGGCGCGCTTCCTGATCCGTCGCAGCACGCCGCTGGTCAAACTGCACTAG
- a CDS encoding response regulator, translating into MPDLDTSARSTASYDWSATALGDAARWPLPLRLCSDLLLNSPLPTLLVWGTETITVFNEAYALLAGPGYGRVPGGSVPPVLPPPLAAAGKALEAAWRGEAGVVQDAPLTFRRLDGSQESRFDLRLTPLRDETGAVRGVQVALAPATAAPAAAQEEEAGGGAMRILVVEDNVDSQYLVCEMLKAFGHEADGVAHPDDALALLARQRYDVLFSDVSLPGMSGVDLATRAIADDPSLRVIFASGYGDTLLRHLSFPYQSLQKPYEIDQLQDALSRVARRPGKSG; encoded by the coding sequence ATGCCCGACCTCGACACCTCCGCCCGGAGCACCGCATCCTACGACTGGTCGGCGACCGCGCTGGGCGACGCTGCCCGCTGGCCGCTGCCGCTCCGGCTCTGCAGCGATCTGCTGCTCAATTCTCCGCTGCCCACCCTGCTGGTCTGGGGCACCGAGACGATCACGGTGTTCAACGAGGCCTATGCGCTGCTGGCCGGTCCCGGCTACGGCCGTGTGCCTGGCGGTTCGGTGCCGCCGGTATTGCCGCCCCCGCTGGCGGCGGCCGGCAAGGCCCTCGAGGCTGCGTGGCGCGGCGAAGCCGGCGTGGTGCAGGATGCCCCCCTCACCTTCCGCCGTCTCGACGGCAGCCAGGAGTCGCGCTTCGACCTGCGCCTGACCCCGCTGCGCGACGAGACCGGCGCGGTGCGCGGCGTGCAGGTGGCGCTGGCCCCGGCCACCGCGGCGCCGGCCGCAGCGCAGGAAGAAGAAGCCGGCGGCGGCGCCATGCGCATCCTGGTGGTCGAGGACAACGTCGACTCCCAGTACCTGGTGTGCGAGATGCTCAAGGCCTTCGGCCACGAGGCCGACGGCGTGGCCCATCCCGACGATGCCCTGGCCCTGCTCGCCCGCCAGCGCTACGACGTGCTGTTCTCGGACGTCAGCCTGCCCGGCATGTCGGGCGTCGACCTGGCCACCCGCGCCATCGCGGACGATCCGTCGCTGCGCGTGATCTTTGCTTCCGGCTACGGCGACACCCTGCTGCGCCACCTGTCGTTCCCCTACCAGTCGCTGCAAAAGCCCTACGAGATCGACCAGCTGCAGGACGCCCTGTCCAGGGTCGCGCGGCGGCCGGGCAAGTCCGGCTGA
- a CDS encoding LytR/AlgR family response regulator transcription factor: MLPDTVKCVVAEDEALLRDELVKLLLEAWPGLDIVAVCEDGGSALEAIEIHRPEVAFLDIRMPGLSGLEVASSLLAAGLGTEVVFVTAYDQYALDAFDRGAVDYLLKPVARERLNATVARVRERLARGGVDAATLAELLARLQVVAPPAPRAQPLVWLTASRGNETRLILVDDVAYFQSDAKYTVVMTADGESLLRKPIRDLLEVLDPTMFKQVHRSTIVNLRAVAGVARDESGRGTIRLRNRSASPS, translated from the coding sequence ATGCTGCCTGATACCGTTAAATGCGTGGTCGCCGAAGACGAGGCGCTGCTGCGCGACGAGCTGGTCAAATTGCTGCTCGAGGCCTGGCCCGGGCTGGACATCGTCGCCGTGTGCGAGGACGGCGGCAGCGCGCTGGAAGCCATCGAGATCCACCGTCCCGAGGTCGCCTTCCTCGATATCCGCATGCCGGGGCTGTCGGGTCTGGAGGTCGCGTCGAGCCTGCTGGCGGCGGGCCTCGGCACCGAGGTCGTGTTCGTCACCGCCTATGACCAGTACGCGCTCGACGCCTTCGATCGCGGCGCGGTCGACTACCTGCTCAAGCCGGTGGCGCGCGAGCGCCTGAACGCCACCGTGGCGCGGGTGCGCGAGCGCCTGGCGCGCGGCGGCGTCGATGCCGCCACGCTGGCAGAACTGCTGGCGCGGCTGCAGGTGGTGGCGCCGCCGGCGCCGCGCGCGCAGCCGCTGGTCTGGCTGACGGCCAGCCGCGGCAACGAGACGCGCCTGATCCTGGTCGACGACGTGGCGTATTTCCAGTCCGACGCCAAGTACACGGTGGTGATGACGGCGGATGGCGAGTCGCTGCTGCGCAAACCCATCCGCGACCTGCTCGAGGTGCTCGACCCGACCATGTTCAAGCAGGTGCACCGCTCGACCATCGTCAACCTGCGCGCGGTGGCCGGCGTGGCGCGCGACGAGAGCGGGCGTGGCACGATCCGCCTCAGGAACCGGTCAGCCAGTCCTTCATGA
- a CDS encoding sensor histidine kinase: MFASLFHVFRLLLAWLAGYLAVCITLNQTLLERVDVDLGAVGPLLGFALCGWVLLEVFSHMRRVRLVIGHLDASTLSNRQRRQIEIPLEAGEAFDMIDAAIRELPGATVVDSARDSLQVRAKVARIDPYGKEASQLWGLETFGNRRNQILATVTPNGDVAGSVTLICEPEAPAWTDWFLVDHGTNLENAEAVVRAIARRIAERRRAEAKQVRESVTEKELTVARLNLLHAQVEPHFLYNTLASAQVLTRSDPARADAMLGNLIQYLRHSLPRTEDAPSTLGEELERARAYLDILAIRMGPRLSLQVDVPDELQRLVFPPMMLQTLVENAIKHGLEPKPGGGTVWILARAVGGEHAQAVAVTVADDGRGFSSEGAGTGIGLRNVRERLRLAYGKGASFAIVANFPSGVAATITVPLALQGTGGRHAA; encoded by the coding sequence ATGTTTGCAAGCCTGTTCCACGTTTTCCGCCTGCTGCTGGCCTGGCTGGCGGGCTACCTCGCCGTCTGCATCACCCTCAACCAGACCTTGCTGGAGCGGGTCGACGTCGACCTGGGCGCCGTCGGTCCGCTGCTCGGCTTCGCCCTGTGCGGCTGGGTGTTGCTGGAGGTGTTTTCGCATATGCGCCGGGTGCGCCTGGTGATCGGCCACCTGGACGCCAGCACCCTGTCGAACCGCCAGCGGCGCCAGATCGAGATTCCGCTCGAAGCGGGCGAGGCGTTCGACATGATCGATGCCGCCATCCGCGAACTGCCCGGCGCCACCGTCGTCGACAGCGCGCGCGACAGCCTGCAGGTGCGGGCCAAGGTCGCGCGCATCGACCCCTACGGCAAGGAGGCATCCCAGTTGTGGGGCCTGGAAACCTTCGGCAACCGGCGCAACCAGATCCTGGCGACGGTGACGCCCAACGGCGACGTGGCCGGCAGCGTCACATTGATCTGCGAGCCCGAGGCGCCGGCCTGGACTGACTGGTTCCTGGTCGACCATGGCACCAACCTCGAGAACGCCGAGGCCGTGGTGCGCGCCATCGCGCGCCGCATCGCCGAGCGGCGCCGCGCAGAAGCGAAACAGGTGCGCGAGAGCGTGACCGAGAAGGAACTCACGGTGGCGCGCCTGAACCTGCTGCATGCCCAGGTCGAGCCGCACTTCCTGTACAACACCCTGGCCAGCGCCCAGGTGCTCACCCGCAGCGATCCGGCGCGCGCCGACGCCATGCTGGGCAACCTGATCCAGTACCTGCGCCATTCGCTGCCGCGCACCGAGGATGCGCCGTCGACCCTGGGCGAAGAGCTCGAGCGGGCGCGCGCCTACCTCGACATCCTGGCGATCCGCATGGGGCCGCGTCTGTCGCTGCAGGTCGACGTGCCGGACGAGTTGCAGCGGCTGGTGTTCCCGCCGATGATGCTGCAGACCCTCGTGGAGAACGCGATCAAGCACGGGCTGGAACCGAAGCCGGGCGGCGGCACGGTGTGGATCCTGGCCCGCGCGGTGGGCGGCGAACACGCGCAGGCAGTGGCCGTGACCGTGGCCGACGACGGCCGCGGCTTCTCGAGCGAAGGCGCCGGCACCGGCATCGGCCTGCGCAATGTGCGCGAACGCCTGCGCCTGGCTTACGGCAAAGGGGCCAGCTTCGCCATCGTCGCCAACTTCCCGAGCGGGGTGGCGGCGACCATCACGGTGCCGCTGGCGTTGCAGGGGACGGGAGGCCGCCATGCTGCCTGA
- a CDS encoding TonB-dependent receptor plug domain-containing protein: MSSSSLLARAGVALLSCACAVQAHARPVDPPVEPAVPLADYSLEQLSDIVVTSVSRQDEALARAPASVYVIQGAEIARSGATTLPEALRLAPNLQVARIGAGSYAVSARGFLSPLANKLLVMVDGRSVYSPLFSGVFWEMQDLALEDVERIEVISGPGGTAWGTNAVNGVINVITRSAAQTHGGLASARAGAGEKGASVRYGGQLEGGPHWRAYARAWTSTGSRSMGTERTGAPCGASRRVSVSTGRPT; this comes from the coding sequence ATGTCATCTTCTTCGTTGCTCGCTCGCGCCGGTGTCGCGCTGTTGTCCTGCGCCTGTGCGGTGCAGGCGCACGCGCGTCCGGTCGACCCGCCGGTGGAACCGGCCGTACCGCTTGCCGACTACTCCCTTGAACAGCTCTCCGACATCGTGGTGACCTCGGTCTCGCGCCAGGACGAAGCGCTGGCGCGCGCGCCGGCCTCGGTCTACGTGATCCAGGGCGCCGAGATCGCCCGTTCCGGCGCCACCACCTTGCCCGAGGCGCTGCGCCTGGCGCCCAACCTGCAGGTGGCGCGCATCGGCGCCGGCTCGTATGCGGTCAGCGCGCGCGGCTTCCTCTCGCCGCTGGCCAACAAGCTGCTGGTGATGGTCGATGGCCGCAGCGTGTACTCGCCGCTGTTTTCCGGCGTGTTCTGGGAAATGCAGGACCTGGCGCTCGAAGACGTGGAGCGCATCGAAGTGATCAGCGGCCCGGGCGGCACGGCCTGGGGCACGAATGCCGTCAACGGCGTCATCAACGTCATCACCCGCAGTGCCGCCCAGACCCATGGCGGCCTGGCGAGCGCGCGTGCCGGCGCCGGCGAAAAGGGGGCGAGCGTGCGCTATGGCGGCCAGCTCGAGGGTGGGCCGCACTGGCGCGCCTATGCGCGGGCATGGACGTCGACGGGCTCGCGCTCGATGGGAACGGAGCGGACGGGGGCGCCCTGCGGCGCCAGCAGGCGGGTTTCCGTCTCGACTGGGAGGCCGACGTGA
- a CDS encoding sensor histidine kinase: protein MTEPAPSPPDPELERQVAARTAELTEMLAWLANCWDQERRQLARQLHDSLGSSMTALTMHLALLTQNLPADGKARERAAQMKTLLAGIIETNRTMQLELWNDKLEFLGLRAALAELVPAFGAERGLKARASLPDDDGAWSREHGVLLLRCAEEGLRNAAAHAQATRVDVILDDDGEMAMLTVRDDGVGPGEDALEKSSKGCHGLRLLRERARYLGGNLTLARADNGGAILQMTLPRQLAA from the coding sequence ATGACCGAACCGGCCCCATCGCCCCCCGACCCGGAGCTCGAGCGCCAGGTCGCGGCGCGCACCGCTGAACTCACCGAGATGCTGGCCTGGCTGGCCAACTGCTGGGACCAGGAACGCCGCCAGCTGGCGCGCCAGCTGCATGACAGCCTGGGCTCGTCGATGACGGCCCTGACCATGCACCTGGCCCTGCTCACCCAGAACCTGCCGGCCGACGGCAAGGCGCGCGAACGCGCGGCCCAGATGAAGACCCTGCTGGCCGGCATCATCGAAACCAACCGCACGATGCAGCTCGAGCTGTGGAACGACAAGCTCGAGTTCCTTGGCCTGCGCGCCGCGCTGGCCGAACTGGTGCCCGCCTTCGGCGCCGAGCGCGGCCTGAAGGCCCGCGCCAGCCTGCCCGACGACGACGGCGCCTGGTCGCGCGAGCACGGCGTGCTGTTGCTGCGCTGCGCCGAGGAAGGCCTGCGCAACGCCGCCGCCCATGCCCAGGCGACGCGGGTGGACGTGATCCTGGACGATGACGGCGAAATGGCCATGCTCACCGTGCGCGACGATGGCGTGGGGCCGGGCGAGGATGCGCTGGAAAAATCGTCGAAGGGTTGTCACGGCCTGCGCCTGCTGCGCGAACGCGCGCGCTACCTGGGCGGCAACCTGACCCTGGCGCGCGCCGACAACGGCGGCGCGATATTGCAGATGACCTTGCCGCGCCAGCTGGCGGCCTGA